In [Mycobacterium] stephanolepidis, the genomic window ACGACATCATCGAACTGGGGCCGGGCGATCAGATCGTGGTGGACGGCGAGGTCATCGAGGAGGCCGCTCTCGAGGTCGACGAGTCGCTGCTGACCGGAGAAGCCGATCCCATCGACAAGACCGTTGGCTCTCCGGTGCTTTCGGGAAGCTTCGTGGTTGCGGGCAGTGGCGCGTACCGGGCGACCAAGGTGGGCCGTGAGGCATACGCGGCCAAGCTGGCCGAGGAGGCGTCCAAGTTCACCCTGGTGCACTCCGAATTGCGCAACGGCATCAACAAGATCCTGCAGTTCATCACCTATCTGCTGTTGCCCGCAGGTGCGCTGATCATCTACACCCAGCTGTTCACCACCGATGACAGTTGGCGGGAATCGGTACTTCGGATGGTGGGCGCCCTGGTCCCGATGGTTCCCGAGGGCCTGGTGCTGATGACGTCAATCGCCTTCGCGGTGGGTGTGATTCGCCTGGGACGGCGTCAATGTCTGGTGCAGGAGCTGCCCGCTATCGAGGGGCTGGCCCGCGTGGACACGGTGTGCGCCGACAAGACCGGCACCCTGACCGAGAACGGGATGCGGCTTTCGGATGTGAAGACACTGGACGGCGACGGTGATCACGCGGATGCACTGACGGCGTTGTCGCAACTGGCGGCCGACGACCCGAGGCCCAACGCGAGCATCGCCGCCATCGCCGAGGCGTATGACACCCCGCCGGGCTGGAAATCGACTGCGATAGCGCCATTCTCGTCGGCCAAGAAGTGGAGCGGCGCATCCTACGGCGAGCATGGCAACTGGGTGATCGGCGCACCCGACGTACTTCTCGACCCGGCCGACCCGATCGCCACGGCGGCCGAAGAGATCGGTTCCCGGGGTCTGCGGGTGCTGTTGCTCGCCTCGGCGGAGCTGCCGGTCGACGACGCCCACGCGCCCGGTGCCATCACCGCACGTGCGCTGGTGGTGTTGGAGCAGAAGATTCGCCCCGACGCGCGGGACACCCTTGAATATTTTGCCTCTCAGCACGTCTCGATCAAGGTGATCTCCGGTGATAACGCGGTGTCGGTGAGCGCGGTGGCTCAGACGCTGGGGCTCTCCGGCGCTGCCATAGACGCGCGCACCCTGCCCTCTGACACCGACAAACTGGCCGACACCCTTGCCGATGCCACCACCTTCGGGCGGGTGCGGCCCGATCAGAAGCGGGCGATGGTCAAGGCGCTGCAGTCGCACGGACATACCGTCGCGATGACCGGTGACGGTGTCAACGACGTGCTCGCGCTCAAGGATGCCGACATCGGTGTGGCGATGGGTGCAGGCAGCTCGGCCTCACGCGCGGTGGCTCAGATTGTTTTGTTGGACAACAAGTTTGCCACTTTGCCCTATGTGGTTGCCGAGGGGCGGCGTGTCATCGGCAATATTGAGCGGGTCTCCAATCTGTTCCTCACCAAGACGGTGTACTCGGTGCTGCTCGCGCTGACGGTGGGGCTCGCGGGACTGGGCTCGAAGATCTTCCACTACGGCGCGGTGCCGTTCCCGTTCCAGCCGATCCACGTCACTATCGCGGCCTGGTTCACCATCGGCATTCCGGCGTTCATCCTGTCGCTGGCGCCGAACAATGAACGCGCACAGACGGGATTCGTGCGCCGGGTGATGATGTCGGCAATTCCGTCTGGTCTGACGGTGGGCATCGCGACGTTCCTGTCGTATCTGTTGGCACGGCACATTCTGCACGTCACGGGGAACAGCACGCAGGCGTCGACCGCCGCACTGATCACCGAGCTCGTGGCGGCGGTGTGGGTGCTCGCCGTGGTGGCACGGCCCTATCGCTGGTGGCGGGTGGCGCTGGTGGCATTCTCCGGCCTGGGCTATGCGGTGATCTTCGCGATTCCCTTGGCGCGAGAGACATTCATGCTCGATCCGACCAATCTGGCGGTCACCGGACCCGCGTTGGGCATCGGTGTGGCGGCGGCCGCCGTGATCGAGGTGTTGTGGTGGCTGCAGGGCAAGTGGTCTGGCCAGCCCCGCCATTTCTGGGCCACCGACGACGACTGAGTCGCCGCGGATAATTCGGGTGCGCGGCATCGCACCTATTCGCTATCTTTGCTGACGCGGAGATCAAGCGGCGCCCCGGCATCGCCGGTCGGCGTACCGCGTGTTGGGTCTCCGCCTTGTTGGCACGCCTCCTCGGGCAAGCGGGTTCGAGTCCCTCACGGGATGGCTTCCGGG contains:
- a CDS encoding cation-translocating P-type ATPase, whose amino-acid sequence is MATIEGLTVGGLTAADVAERVAQGKTNDVPSRAARSVSDIVRANVFTRINAILGVLLVIVLSTGSVINGAFGLLIIANSAVGIIQELRAKQTLDKLAIVGQTRPMVRRDGAATDLAPNEVVLDDIIELGPGDQIVVDGEVIEEAALEVDESLLTGEADPIDKTVGSPVLSGSFVVAGSGAYRATKVGREAYAAKLAEEASKFTLVHSELRNGINKILQFITYLLLPAGALIIYTQLFTTDDSWRESVLRMVGALVPMVPEGLVLMTSIAFAVGVIRLGRRQCLVQELPAIEGLARVDTVCADKTGTLTENGMRLSDVKTLDGDGDHADALTALSQLAADDPRPNASIAAIAEAYDTPPGWKSTAIAPFSSAKKWSGASYGEHGNWVIGAPDVLLDPADPIATAAEEIGSRGLRVLLLASAELPVDDAHAPGAITARALVVLEQKIRPDARDTLEYFASQHVSIKVISGDNAVSVSAVAQTLGLSGAAIDARTLPSDTDKLADTLADATTFGRVRPDQKRAMVKALQSHGHTVAMTGDGVNDVLALKDADIGVAMGAGSSASRAVAQIVLLDNKFATLPYVVAEGRRVIGNIERVSNLFLTKTVYSVLLALTVGLAGLGSKIFHYGAVPFPFQPIHVTIAAWFTIGIPAFILSLAPNNERAQTGFVRRVMMSAIPSGLTVGIATFLSYLLARHILHVTGNSTQASTAALITELVAAVWVLAVVARPYRWWRVALVAFSGLGYAVIFAIPLARETFMLDPTNLAVTGPALGIGVAAAAVIEVLWWLQGKWSGQPRHFWATDDD